In Nakamurella antarctica, the following are encoded in one genomic region:
- a CDS encoding exodeoxyribonuclease VII small subunit, whose protein sequence is MSSPRTTVDTSGTAPAAAPLSGADAPQPAMSYEAARDELASVVATLEAGGLGLDESLTLWERGEALARTCATFLDGARQRVDTALTQAAQSQS, encoded by the coding sequence ATGAGCTCACCTAGAACAACAGTCGACACTTCGGGGACAGCCCCAGCCGCTGCGCCTCTCAGCGGAGCGGATGCTCCGCAACCCGCGATGTCCTACGAGGCAGCCCGCGACGAGTTGGCGAGCGTCGTGGCCACGCTCGAAGCCGGGGGGCTCGGGCTGGATGAGTCTTTGACGCTGTGGGAGCGGGGAGAGGCACTCGCTCGGACCTGCGCCACGTTCCTCGATGGGGCACGGCAACGAGTGGACACGGCTCTTACCCAAGCGGCGCAGAGCCAGAGCTAG
- the xseA gene encoding exodeoxyribonuclease VII large subunit, with amino-acid sequence MTSQAERPTVPDKAAGTSRENPWPVRALSQRMAEHIARAPAAWIEGQIAQANIRPNNSIAYLTLRDASADMSLQVTCFKTVIAGLTQPPEEGDRVVVFGKFEYYTARGSLSFRVSEIHPVGLGELLARLQRVRALLAAEGLALPSRKKQLPFLPQVVGLITGRASAAESDVLVNARARWPAVIFRVENPTVQGASAVPQIIACLRKLDADPDVEVIILARGGGSVEDLLPFSDETLCREVASCKTPVVSAIGHEPDHPIVDDVADVRCSTPTDAGKRVVPDAVAEFRQIEQFRLRARRSLTGWVSTETAKLNGLRSRAVLADPHGPINARTDQVERFTVRARSLVSRTIEREQSVLEQRLSQLSALGPAATLRRGYAVVQVAGHVLRDTSQAPAGSALRVRVADGAVLAISSGPEMPTTPSGTKDSDSRNTSATSD; translated from the coding sequence ATGACCTCCCAGGCGGAGCGACCTACCGTGCCGGACAAAGCCGCCGGTACGAGTCGGGAAAACCCTTGGCCGGTGCGGGCGCTTTCCCAACGGATGGCCGAGCACATCGCGAGGGCGCCGGCGGCGTGGATTGAGGGCCAAATCGCGCAAGCTAATATCCGCCCCAACAATTCGATTGCCTATCTGACCCTTCGTGACGCGTCGGCGGACATGTCCCTGCAAGTCACCTGCTTCAAAACCGTCATCGCCGGACTCACCCAGCCACCGGAAGAAGGTGACCGGGTTGTGGTGTTTGGGAAGTTCGAGTACTACACGGCACGGGGATCACTTTCCTTCCGGGTGAGCGAGATCCACCCCGTCGGGCTCGGCGAACTCCTGGCGAGGCTGCAACGGGTGCGGGCATTGTTGGCGGCGGAGGGTCTGGCCCTGCCGTCCCGCAAGAAGCAGCTGCCCTTCTTGCCTCAAGTTGTCGGACTCATCACGGGGCGAGCCAGTGCCGCAGAATCAGATGTCCTGGTCAACGCCCGCGCACGATGGCCCGCGGTAATTTTTCGTGTCGAGAACCCCACGGTGCAGGGAGCGAGCGCAGTCCCCCAGATAATCGCTTGTCTGCGCAAACTCGACGCAGATCCCGACGTGGAGGTCATTATTCTGGCCCGTGGCGGTGGGTCAGTCGAAGACCTTCTCCCGTTCTCCGACGAAACTTTGTGCCGGGAAGTCGCCTCCTGCAAAACCCCAGTGGTCTCCGCCATTGGCCACGAGCCAGACCACCCGATCGTCGATGATGTCGCCGACGTTCGCTGCTCTACTCCTACTGACGCCGGTAAGCGGGTAGTCCCCGATGCCGTCGCCGAGTTCCGACAGATTGAACAGTTCCGGCTCCGAGCACGTCGGAGCCTGACGGGGTGGGTCAGCACTGAGACCGCAAAACTCAACGGGTTGCGATCTCGCGCCGTCCTGGCCGATCCGCACGGTCCCATCAACGCGCGCACCGACCAAGTGGAACGCTTCACGGTGCGAGCGCGTTCGCTCGTTTCGCGGACCATCGAACGCGAGCAATCCGTTCTGGAGCAACGGCTTTCGCAGCTCAGCGCGTTGGGTCCGGCCGCAACATTGCGACGTGGGTACGCGGTGGTACAGGTTGCTGGTCACGTCCTTCGGGATACGTCACAGGCCCCGGCCGGTTCCGCGCTGAGGGTACGCGTGGCCGACGGAGCGGTGCTAGCAATCAGTTCCGGGCCAGAGATGCCGACAACCCCATCAGGTACCAAAGACTCCGACTCCCGGAATACCTCCGCAACATCCGACTAA
- a CDS encoding lipid droplet-associated protein, with translation MATSFPFVLRIAAGVVSDTVDAIRRLPAELPNVGVSLVGRAAKLTFTLNQELSELAIRGDQALSMLSGSDKAPPERTAWSTIDDEDEVAAADPQSAAHWDSVAVALADAIGADDADSPDAIDLIATGPNPAAPKTTAPKTTAPKTTAPKTTAPKTTAPKTTPRKSAAATTSAAATRKKPAAAKTLGDASAVLDGEPAVRLSGIQTATGVDAATLPLAGLKAELKAMAADDVASLLAFEHGHKARPAFLTLLTNRLATLANS, from the coding sequence ATGGCCACATCATTTCCATTCGTGCTTCGAATTGCAGCTGGCGTCGTCTCCGACACGGTAGATGCCATCCGCCGCCTTCCCGCCGAGCTTCCCAATGTGGGTGTCAGCCTCGTCGGGCGTGCCGCAAAGCTCACATTCACCCTCAATCAGGAGCTATCCGAACTCGCAATTCGAGGTGATCAAGCGCTATCCATGCTCAGCGGGTCTGATAAGGCACCGCCAGAGCGCACCGCCTGGTCCACCATCGACGACGAAGACGAAGTAGCAGCGGCCGACCCCCAGTCGGCTGCCCACTGGGATTCGGTGGCGGTAGCCCTGGCCGATGCCATTGGAGCAGATGACGCTGATTCACCGGACGCCATAGATCTGATAGCCACAGGTCCGAATCCCGCAGCTCCAAAGACCACAGCTCCAAAGACCACAGCCCCAAAGACCACAGCCCCAAAGACCACAGCTCCAAAGACCACAGCTCCAAAGACCACACCTCGGAAGAGTGCTGCGGCTACAACCTCGGCGGCGGCCACCCGAAAAAAGCCAGCGGCGGCTAAAACTCTGGGCGATGCGTCTGCAGTCCTCGACGGCGAACCCGCCGTAAGGCTCTCCGGTATCCAGACCGCGACGGGAGTGGACGCCGCGACCTTGCCGCTCGCGGGCCTTAAGGCAGAACTCAAGGCGATGGCGGCCGACGACGTGGCATCCCTGCTCGCTTTCGAGCATGGCCATAAGGCACGCCCGGCATTTCTCACGTTGCTGACCAACAGGCTCGCAACGCTCGCGAACAGCTGA
- a CDS encoding 4-hydroxy-3-methylbut-2-enyl diphosphate reductase: MTSPLRRVLLAAPRGYCAGVDRAVVTVEKALEQYGAPVYVRKEIVHNKHVVSTLQRRGAIFVDQTDEVPEGALVVFSAHGVSPAVHTEAAERDLRVIDATCPLVTKVHKEVVRFAGEGYDIVLIGHKGHEEVEGTYGEAPDSIQIVDTAADVEAVQVADPAKVIWLSQTTLSVDETMETVGLLRKRFPLMTAPPSDDICYATQNRQEVVKQIASDCDLLLVVGSRNSSNSVRLVEVALDAGARTSYLVDYAHEIDEKWLEGVSTIGLTSGASVPEDLVEGVLEWLAERGFEDVEVFTAAKETLTFSLPKELRKDLRPAAEIRAATS; encoded by the coding sequence ATGACTTCCCCACTTCGCCGTGTCCTGCTCGCTGCCCCTCGTGGCTACTGCGCGGGGGTTGACCGTGCGGTCGTCACTGTGGAGAAGGCGCTGGAGCAGTACGGCGCGCCCGTGTACGTCCGCAAGGAGATCGTGCATAACAAGCACGTGGTCAGCACGCTGCAACGGCGCGGCGCGATCTTTGTTGATCAGACGGACGAGGTGCCAGAGGGGGCGCTGGTGGTGTTCTCAGCGCATGGTGTTTCCCCAGCGGTACACACCGAAGCTGCCGAGAGGGACTTACGGGTAATCGACGCCACATGCCCGCTGGTGACCAAAGTGCACAAAGAGGTCGTCCGTTTCGCAGGCGAGGGCTACGACATCGTGTTGATCGGACACAAGGGCCACGAAGAGGTGGAAGGTACCTACGGTGAGGCCCCTGATTCGATCCAGATCGTCGATACCGCAGCCGATGTTGAAGCGGTGCAAGTCGCGGACCCGGCGAAGGTGATTTGGCTGTCCCAGACAACGCTCAGCGTCGACGAAACGATGGAAACGGTTGGCCTGTTGCGTAAGCGGTTTCCGCTGATGACAGCGCCGCCGAGCGACGATATTTGCTATGCCACGCAGAACCGCCAGGAAGTGGTGAAGCAGATAGCTTCCGATTGCGATTTGCTGCTGGTGGTGGGCTCTCGGAATTCCTCAAACTCGGTGCGTCTCGTGGAGGTCGCGCTTGATGCCGGCGCCCGGACTTCTTATCTCGTGGATTACGCCCATGAGATCGACGAGAAATGGTTGGAAGGTGTGAGCACGATCGGCCTGACCTCCGGAGCCTCAGTGCCAGAGGATTTGGTGGAGGGGGTGCTGGAATGGCTTGCCGAACGTGGATTCGAGGATGTTGAAGTCTTTACGGCCGCGAAAGAAACGCTGACCTTTTCGTTGCCGAAGGAGTTGCGCAAGGATCTGCGGCCAGCAGCCGAGATCCGGGCTGCCACCTCGTAG
- a CDS encoding DUF6542 domain-containing protein, with translation MSLTPHRRLDQAHACVVTTARGVPWWGAVLIAAILTVGGTAYDIGANNELGWPSRTLSILGAVISVLAVQRRSIFTPMVQPPLVVATSLLICTLIFSSGGVLDLGIKLVGAFPAMVMATVAALILGMIRFIAQPLHGSRARPVSTHY, from the coding sequence GTGAGCCTGACACCGCACCGCCGACTCGACCAAGCCCACGCCTGCGTAGTGACCACCGCGCGCGGCGTTCCGTGGTGGGGCGCCGTCCTGATCGCCGCAATCCTGACGGTGGGCGGCACCGCCTACGACATTGGCGCCAACAACGAACTGGGCTGGCCGTCCCGCACACTGTCGATCCTCGGCGCAGTGATCTCCGTGCTCGCCGTGCAGCGGCGCTCGATCTTCACTCCGATGGTGCAGCCGCCACTCGTCGTTGCCACGAGCTTGCTGATCTGTACCCTGATTTTCTCCAGCGGTGGGGTTCTTGATCTCGGAATCAAGCTGGTGGGGGCATTCCCCGCGATGGTGATGGCTACGGTCGCAGCTCTGATTCTGGGCATGATCCGGTTTATTGCCCAGCCACTTCACGGAAGCAGAGCTCGGCCCGTGAGCACCCACTACTAA
- a CDS encoding DNA recombination protein RmuC produces MDLSTAVIALLLLGVGLACGFYLGRLSGQAAGRTEAERTDAVTVGALLAPAADALVRVESQIRDIERDRVGAYAALREQIGALHRTSADLTHQTKTLAGALRTPQVRGRWGEIQLERIVELAGMAEHCDFDTQMTTGVAHADGTFTRSRPDLVVHLSGDRHIPVDAKVPFTAWLEAMDRGEGPEAAALLTAHSRAVRAHVDALAAKSYWQLFQPAPEFVVMFIPGEPLLDAALVRDPGLLDYAFSRNVVIATPTTLITLLRTVAFSWRQEKLGASAAQIHTLGADLYKRLSTMGEHLDKLGVSLGKAVQSYNSTVSSLESRVLVTARKFADLGVAPVEIPLLSQVEIAPRQPQAVELVNEPPRAI; encoded by the coding sequence ATGGATCTTTCTACCGCCGTGATTGCGCTGCTCCTGCTGGGTGTGGGTCTTGCCTGCGGCTTCTATCTAGGGCGACTCTCGGGCCAAGCCGCCGGCCGCACAGAGGCTGAGCGCACCGACGCCGTCACGGTGGGCGCGCTGTTGGCCCCAGCCGCGGACGCCCTCGTGCGCGTGGAGTCTCAAATACGAGACATCGAACGCGATCGGGTCGGTGCCTACGCCGCACTGAGAGAGCAAATCGGCGCCCTGCATCGCACTTCCGCTGACCTGACGCACCAGACCAAGACCCTCGCCGGGGCCTTGCGAACCCCGCAGGTGCGGGGGCGCTGGGGAGAAATTCAGTTGGAGCGGATCGTGGAGCTCGCGGGGATGGCTGAACATTGTGATTTTGATACCCAGATGACAACGGGAGTCGCCCACGCAGACGGCACGTTCACCAGATCTCGTCCCGACTTGGTGGTGCACCTGTCAGGCGATAGGCATATCCCCGTCGATGCAAAGGTGCCCTTCACCGCGTGGCTCGAGGCGATGGACCGCGGCGAGGGGCCAGAAGCGGCTGCCTTGCTCACCGCACATTCGCGGGCAGTCCGCGCTCACGTGGACGCGCTCGCGGCCAAGTCGTACTGGCAACTGTTTCAGCCGGCGCCAGAATTCGTCGTCATGTTCATCCCCGGCGAACCTTTACTCGACGCAGCGCTCGTGCGCGACCCAGGACTGCTCGATTACGCATTCTCCCGCAACGTCGTGATCGCCACCCCCACCACACTCATCACCTTGCTACGCACTGTCGCCTTCAGCTGGCGCCAAGAGAAACTAGGTGCCAGCGCGGCCCAGATTCACACCCTCGGAGCGGACCTCTACAAGCGCCTTTCCACCATGGGCGAACATCTGGACAAACTCGGCGTCAGCTTGGGAAAGGCCGTCCAGTCGTACAACTCGACGGTTTCCTCGCTGGAATCCAGGGTTCTGGTCACTGCCAGAAAATTTGCCGATCTCGGAGTTGCCCCAGTAGAGATCCCCTTGCTTTCCCAAGTGGAGATCGCCCCGCGTCAACCTCAAGCCGTTGAATTGGTGAACGAGCCTCCGAGAGCGATCTGA
- a CDS encoding methylated-DNA--[protein]-cysteine S-methyltransferase, whose translation MTTALTHTQITPAGAFTTITADDELTVLAAGWTADTAQLLPQVHSTLRPTLLRVAELKDIDQAVGAYHSGDLDVVNSFAVHQESGPFMMHAWKVLRMVPAGAPITYSEYASRSGRPLAIRAAATACARNAAALFVPCHRVLRLDGSLGGFRWSLPVKQWLLDHESQRVADTSVAGKG comes from the coding sequence ATGACAACAGCTCTCACCCACACCCAGATCACCCCGGCGGGCGCATTCACCACCATTACCGCCGATGACGAACTGACGGTTCTGGCTGCTGGCTGGACTGCCGACACTGCTCAGTTACTCCCGCAGGTGCATTCAACCCTGAGACCGACCTTGCTGCGAGTGGCCGAGTTGAAGGACATTGATCAGGCGGTTGGCGCCTATCACTCGGGAGATCTGGACGTGGTCAACTCCTTTGCAGTGCACCAGGAATCCGGGCCGTTCATGATGCACGCCTGGAAAGTCCTGCGCATGGTTCCCGCTGGCGCTCCCATCACCTATTCCGAATACGCCTCCCGGTCTGGGCGGCCGCTGGCGATCCGGGCCGCTGCCACAGCGTGCGCGCGCAATGCGGCGGCACTGTTTGTTCCCTGCCATCGGGTGCTCCGCCTCGACGGCAGCCTCGGCGGCTTCCGCTGGAGCCTGCCCGTAAAGCAGTGGCTCCTTGACCACGAATCGCAGCGGGTCGCCGATACATCGGTCGCCGGCAAGGGATAA
- a CDS encoding AlkA N-terminal domain-containing protein, whose product MILDDDVAYRAVETRDARFDGQFILAVRTTGIYCRPACPARKPLRRNAAFFPTAAAAQAAGFRACRRCLPDAAPGSPEWNLRADTVGAAMRLIADGVIDREGVPGLATRLGYTSRHLNRMLLAELGASPLALARARRAHTARLLLTTTSLPISEIAFAAGFSSIRQFNETVQEIFATAPSELRRDRLSQPGGPGVITLRLPVRQPFDGKGLLAFFALRAIAGVEKVHTHSYTRSMQLPGAPAVVELTMPSRAEASVLAKLHLGSLADLTPAVERCRRILDLDADPVGIDALLSADPVLAPRVAAIPGIRVPGTSDGAELVVRAILGQQVSVVAARTAASKLTHRVGHRLPEELATATGLTHLFPTSAALAELADVDIGGPRKRAATLLHACRDLASGSLVIDPGRRSADLQVELCARTGIGPWTAGYLAMRVLGDPDVLLATDLVQRQGANRLGLGSSPAALRARGARWRPFSSYAGMHLWRAASITTTKGP is encoded by the coding sequence ATGATCCTGGATGACGACGTCGCCTACCGGGCAGTAGAAACTCGAGACGCCCGGTTCGACGGGCAGTTCATCCTCGCGGTGCGGACGACAGGAATCTATTGCAGACCAGCGTGTCCAGCTCGCAAGCCGCTGCGTCGCAACGCCGCGTTCTTCCCCACCGCAGCCGCCGCGCAGGCCGCGGGCTTTCGCGCCTGCCGTCGTTGTCTTCCCGACGCCGCGCCGGGCTCGCCGGAGTGGAACCTACGCGCCGATACAGTCGGGGCTGCGATGCGATTGATAGCCGACGGCGTCATCGACCGCGAAGGCGTCCCCGGGTTAGCGACGCGGCTCGGCTACACCTCGCGCCACCTCAACCGCATGCTGCTCGCGGAGTTGGGCGCCTCGCCATTGGCTCTGGCGCGGGCGCGTCGCGCCCACACTGCCCGCCTCCTACTGACAACAACCTCATTACCCATCAGCGAGATAGCCTTCGCAGCAGGCTTTTCCAGCATTCGCCAATTCAACGAAACGGTGCAGGAAATTTTTGCCACAGCGCCCTCCGAGCTTCGACGCGATCGCCTGTCGCAGCCAGGGGGTCCCGGTGTCATCACGCTACGACTGCCCGTTCGCCAGCCCTTTGACGGCAAGGGGCTGCTTGCCTTCTTCGCACTGCGCGCTATTGCCGGGGTCGAGAAAGTGCACACCCATTCGTACACGAGGTCGATGCAATTGCCGGGAGCGCCAGCTGTGGTCGAATTGACCATGCCGTCCCGCGCCGAGGCTTCGGTGCTCGCGAAACTTCACTTGGGCAGCCTGGCTGACCTCACACCGGCGGTAGAGCGCTGCCGCAGGATTCTCGATCTCGATGCCGATCCGGTCGGTATCGATGCACTTCTCAGTGCGGACCCGGTGCTCGCGCCCAGAGTCGCCGCGATTCCCGGAATTCGAGTGCCGGGCACCTCCGACGGCGCCGAGCTTGTGGTCAGAGCGATTCTGGGTCAGCAGGTTTCGGTTGTGGCTGCGCGAACGGCGGCCAGTAAACTGACTCATCGGGTGGGGCACCGACTTCCCGAAGAGCTAGCGACAGCCACCGGACTCACCCACCTCTTCCCCACCTCAGCTGCACTTGCCGAACTTGCCGATGTCGACATCGGTGGTCCGCGCAAGCGCGCGGCAACACTGCTGCACGCCTGCCGCGACCTCGCCAGTGGATCACTCGTGATCGACCCTGGCCGTCGCTCTGCTGACCTACAGGTCGAACTCTGCGCCCGTACCGGCATCGGCCCGTGGACAGCTGGCTACCTTGCCATGCGCGTGCTCGGCGACCCCGATGTGCTGCTGGCAACGGACCTGGTGCAACGCCAGGGAGCCAATCGCTTGGGGCTTGGCAGTTCCCCCGCCGCACTACGCGCGCGCGGGGCACGCTGGCGCCCCTTCTCCTCCTACGCGGGCATGCATCTGTGGCGGGCGGCTAGCATCACCACGACGAAAGGCCCGTAA
- a CDS encoding class I SAM-dependent DNA methyltransferase, whose product MTSDSSPATPTEASASAATRWENEIVGERWDDYVAKFQTMFDEGSDLSGEARFVDMMAPRGADLMDAGCGMGRVTAALHAAGHHVIGVDKDVGLVKIGRERHPEANLIAHDLLTVSSAVITAAGGPASFDVIAVPGNVMVFLAPGTEQAVLSNLLVLLKPGGRIVTGFFTTREYTVAEFDDAAKAVGLTLEHRFATWHLDPFVAESEWAVSVLRAPGEASAAC is encoded by the coding sequence ATGACCTCCGACTCCAGCCCGGCGACGCCGACCGAGGCATCTGCGTCTGCGGCCACCCGCTGGGAAAACGAAATCGTTGGCGAGCGCTGGGACGACTACGTCGCCAAATTCCAAACAATGTTCGACGAAGGCAGCGACCTAAGCGGTGAAGCGCGATTCGTCGACATGATGGCGCCGCGCGGAGCCGACCTGATGGATGCCGGCTGTGGCATGGGCCGTGTTACCGCGGCGCTGCACGCGGCCGGGCATCATGTAATCGGAGTCGACAAAGACGTGGGGCTGGTAAAAATCGGGCGGGAACGTCATCCGGAAGCCAATCTGATTGCACACGACCTACTCACTGTGAGCTCCGCTGTAATCACCGCCGCCGGGGGCCCTGCCAGTTTTGACGTAATCGCGGTGCCGGGGAACGTGATGGTCTTTCTCGCACCTGGGACCGAGCAGGCGGTGCTGAGCAACTTGCTGGTTCTTCTGAAGCCAGGCGGACGAATCGTGACAGGCTTCTTCACCACAAGGGAATACACGGTTGCCGAATTCGATGACGCAGCAAAAGCAGTCGGTTTGACCCTCGAACATCGTTTTGCGACTTGGCATCTCGATCCGTTCGTTGCCGAGTCGGAATGGGCTGTGTCCGTGCTGCGCGCGCCGGGCGAAGCGAGTGCCGCGTGTTAG
- a CDS encoding glycosyltransferase 87 family protein: MLGKPEADTAARRFVRWLGTNSAAAYAGAALLVLLAAVATYGAGRGLGSPRNQFDLHIYYDAVSYWARGGYLYSYSQPDVLNGSLGFTYPPIAAVLMWPMTLLPWHVVQVLTLVLIITAAVAFVWLCVRDSVRINGATGLVLLGLITCVAFLYEPMRLTLSFGQVNIFLGLFVAFDLLFLQRRGSKWMGIGIGLAVAIKITPGIFIVYLLCTARWRAAIVASATAAVASVVAIIFAQKEVLNFYTEVLWDTSRVGLVDTRGNQSINGLLARLASPEAPSKAVWVLLAGIVVAFGLWRARSAFRAGDEMAGMALAGMAGLMVSPVTWVHHAVWVIPAVIVLAHRLVELRGAPKTREFYSSVALLVVGVGWLVSLDKYVADYAPNWSGAGWWAQLMGNLPILWILAALAFLPARKQIPLLKQFLPA, from the coding sequence GTGTTAGGAAAGCCTGAAGCTGATACCGCTGCACGGCGGTTCGTCAGGTGGCTCGGCACGAACTCTGCCGCTGCGTATGCGGGTGCAGCGCTGCTGGTCCTGTTGGCAGCAGTGGCGACTTACGGCGCAGGACGCGGCCTTGGGTCGCCGCGAAACCAGTTCGACCTGCATATTTATTATGACGCGGTCTCCTACTGGGCGCGCGGGGGATACCTCTACAGCTATTCGCAACCGGATGTGCTGAATGGCAGTCTCGGGTTTACCTACCCACCCATCGCCGCCGTGCTGATGTGGCCGATGACGTTATTGCCCTGGCATGTGGTGCAGGTTTTGACGCTGGTGCTGATTATTACGGCGGCCGTGGCTTTCGTGTGGCTCTGTGTGCGAGATTCCGTCCGCATCAACGGGGCCACTGGCCTAGTTCTGCTGGGGCTCATCACCTGCGTCGCGTTTCTTTATGAGCCGATGCGCCTGACGTTGTCGTTCGGGCAGGTCAATATTTTCCTTGGTCTTTTTGTGGCCTTCGATCTGTTGTTCCTGCAGCGCAGGGGATCGAAGTGGATGGGGATCGGGATAGGCCTCGCGGTGGCCATCAAGATCACACCAGGCATTTTTATCGTCTATCTGCTGTGCACCGCCCGCTGGCGGGCTGCCATCGTTGCGTCCGCAACTGCGGCGGTGGCTTCTGTGGTGGCAATAATTTTTGCGCAGAAAGAGGTGTTGAACTTCTACACCGAAGTGCTGTGGGACACCTCCCGAGTGGGCCTGGTCGACACCCGCGGCAACCAGTCGATCAACGGACTCCTCGCTCGGTTGGCCTCGCCCGAAGCGCCCAGCAAAGCGGTGTGGGTGTTACTGGCCGGCATCGTGGTGGCATTCGGATTGTGGCGTGCTCGCAGCGCCTTCCGCGCAGGCGACGAAATGGCGGGGATGGCTTTGGCGGGTATGGCCGGCCTGATGGTCTCGCCGGTGACCTGGGTGCACCACGCGGTGTGGGTGATCCCCGCGGTGATCGTGCTAGCCCACCGACTGGTCGAGTTGCGTGGAGCGCCCAAGACGAGGGAGTTCTACTCAAGCGTGGCTTTGTTGGTGGTCGGTGTGGGGTGGCTGGTGTCGTTGGATAAATACGTGGCCGACTACGCCCCGAACTGGTCTGGCGCGGGTTGGTGGGCTCAGTTGATGGGCAACCTGCCAATATTGTGGATCCTCGCGGCGCTGGCGTTCCTTCCTGCGCGCAAACAAATTCCCTTGCTCAAGCAGTTCCTTCCCGCCTGA
- the ychF gene encoding redox-regulated ATPase YchF, with translation MTLTLGIVGLPNVGKSTLFNALTKSDVLAANYPFATIEPNVGVVPLPDPRLNKLAEVFNSQKLVPAVVSFVDIAGIVKGASEGAGLGNKFLASIREADAICQVVRAFDDGDVVHVDGRVDPFSDIETINTELILADLQTLEKAIPRLEKEARLSKEKKAMLETALIAQTLLNEGNTLFSVGKKVDIALLRELSLMTAKPFLYVFNSDEGVLTNEEKKAELRAAVAPADAVFLDAKVEYELLELDDESAMELLESVGQDEPGLHALARAGFHTLGLQTYLTAGPKEARAWTIHQGWTAPQAAGVIHTDFEKGFIKAEVISFEDLVALGSVAEARKAGKARIEGKEYVMVDGDVVEFRFNV, from the coding sequence GTGACCCTGACTCTCGGAATTGTCGGCCTGCCCAACGTTGGCAAGTCCACCCTGTTCAACGCCCTGACCAAATCGGACGTGCTCGCCGCGAACTACCCGTTCGCGACCATCGAGCCCAACGTTGGTGTGGTCCCGTTGCCAGATCCGCGGTTGAACAAGCTCGCCGAAGTCTTCAATTCCCAGAAGCTCGTCCCTGCCGTGGTGTCGTTCGTTGACATCGCGGGCATTGTAAAGGGCGCCAGCGAAGGCGCCGGGCTTGGCAACAAGTTTCTGGCCAGCATCCGCGAAGCCGATGCGATCTGCCAGGTGGTTCGCGCCTTCGATGATGGCGATGTGGTGCACGTCGACGGACGGGTTGATCCGTTCTCCGATATCGAGACCATCAACACCGAGTTGATTCTCGCGGACCTCCAAACCCTGGAGAAGGCAATTCCGCGGCTGGAGAAGGAAGCGCGGCTGTCGAAGGAAAAAAAGGCGATGCTGGAGACAGCTCTGATCGCCCAGACCCTGCTGAACGAGGGCAACACGCTCTTCTCTGTCGGCAAGAAAGTGGACATTGCGCTGCTGCGCGAACTTTCGCTGATGACGGCTAAGCCGTTCCTCTACGTGTTCAACTCCGACGAGGGCGTGCTGACGAACGAAGAGAAGAAGGCCGAACTTCGCGCCGCAGTTGCCCCGGCCGACGCGGTATTCCTCGACGCGAAGGTCGAATACGAACTTCTGGAACTCGATGACGAATCCGCAATGGAACTTCTCGAATCCGTCGGGCAAGACGAACCAGGGTTACATGCGCTTGCCCGCGCGGGCTTTCACACACTCGGACTCCAGACCTACCTGACGGCCGGGCCAAAAGAAGCCCGCGCCTGGACGATCCACCAGGGGTGGACGGCGCCGCAGGCAGCGGGTGTCATCCACACCGACTTCGAAAAGGGCTTCATCAAGGCCGAAGTTATTTCTTTCGAAGACCTTGTCGCGCTCGGCTCGGTTGCCGAGGCGCGTAAGGCCGGCAAAGCTCGGATCGAGGGCAAGGAATACGTGATGGTCGATGGGGATGTTGTGGAGTTCCGGTTTAACGTCTAG
- a CDS encoding type II toxin-antitoxin system ParD family antitoxin: MAQNTSISLDDHFASFLSREVATGRYRSASEVVRAALRLLEDQEAQMAALRGALVAGEESGAPEEFDFDEFVESKRS; the protein is encoded by the coding sequence ATGGCGCAAAACACCTCAATCAGCTTGGACGACCACTTCGCAAGCTTCCTCTCCCGTGAAGTCGCGACCGGACGGTACCGGTCTGCCAGCGAAGTCGTCCGCGCCGCCCTGAGGTTGCTGGAAGATCAGGAAGCGCAGATGGCGGCGCTCAGGGGCGCATTAGTAGCTGGCGAAGAGAGCGGTGCACCGGAAGAGTTCGACTTCGACGAGTTTGTAGAGTCGAAGAGGTCGTGA
- a CDS encoding type II toxin-antitoxin system RelE/ParE family toxin gives MKSYRLTPAARQDLSSMWDFTQERWDSNQAEIYIFEIRAAIERIAADPLRGRACDEIPGQYRRYSIGSHLVFYVESTDSVDVVRILHQRMDPTRHL, from the coding sequence GTGAAGAGTTACCGCCTCACGCCGGCCGCGCGGCAAGATCTTTCATCGATGTGGGACTTCACTCAGGAGCGCTGGGATTCCAACCAAGCCGAGATCTACATCTTCGAGATTAGGGCAGCGATCGAGCGGATCGCCGCTGATCCACTTCGAGGACGGGCGTGCGACGAAATTCCTGGCCAGTACCGTCGCTACAGCATCGGTAGCCACTTGGTCTTTTACGTCGAGAGCACCGACAGTGTGGACGTGGTCCGGATTCTGCACCAGCGGATGGATCCGACACGGCA